TGTGATCGTGCGCGGCTTGCGCGCGGTTTCCGACTTCGAGTTCGAGTTCCAGATGGCCGGCATGAACCGCTACCTGCTGCCGGACGTCGAAACCCTGTTCCTGACGCCGTCCGATCAGTACCAGTTCATTTCCGGCACCATCGTGCGCGAAATCGCCACTCTTGGCGGCGATGTCTCCAAGTTTGTCTTTCCTTCCGTTGAAAAATGGCTAAAGGAAAAGCTCGACGCCCAGCAACCCTGAGCGACCCAGGCTTAAAGAGAATAAAATGGCCAAAGCAGGACGGGATTGCCCGTTTTGCTTCCGGTCCCGCCGTATTTTGATTTAAAAGAGTAGTGCAATGGCTTTATTGATCACCGATGACTGTATCAATTGCGACGTTTGTGAGCCCGAGTGCCCGAACGGTGCGATCTATATGGGGCCGCTGATTTACGAAATCGACCCGCACAAGTGCACCGAGTGCGTCGGCCATTTCAATGAGCCGCAATGCCAGCAGGTTTGTCCGGTCAGCTGCATCCCGCTGGACCCGGCCTGGCACGAATCCAAAGAACAGCTGCAAGCCAAGTACGAGCGTTTGCAGGCTGAGCTGGCCACTCCGGTCGCCGCCAAACAACCTTAATCCGTCATTAAACCTGCTGCCGCGCGCAGCAAGCACCAAATCGGCACTATGCCGATTTCGTCATCTATTCCAAGGCGTAGCAGCAAGACAGCGCCGCCCGCGCCGACTACGCTGTCGGTATGGAAAAAATCTCGATTCTCGATTCCCACACCGGCGGTGAACCCACCCGCCTGGTGCTGGCTGGCGGCCCCGATCTTGGCAACGGGCCTTTGTCCGAACGGCTGCAGCTGCTGGGCGCGCAGCACGACCGCCTGCGTATCGCCACCGTGTGCGAGCCGCGCGGTTCCGATGTGCTGGTCGGCGCGCTGCTGTGCCAGCCGCAAGACCCGGCCTGCGCCGCCGGCGTCATCTTTTTCAATAATGTCGGCTATCTCGGCATGTGCGGGCACGGCACCATCGGGCTGGTGGCATCGCTGGCCTACCTGGGCCGTATAGGCCCAGGCCGTTATCGGATCGAAACGCCGGTCGGCGTGGTCGAGACCGAGCTGCATGCCGACGCCAGCGTGACCGTACACAATATCCCCGCCTATCGCTTGCGCAAGGACGTCGCTTTGCAGGTTCCCGGTTATGGCCGCGTGGTAGGCGATATCGCCTGGGGCGGCAACTGGTTTTTCCTGGTCGGTGAGCACGGGCTGGATGTGCAGCAAGAGAACATCGCCGCCCTCAGCACTTTTGCCCAGGCAGTGCGTGCAGCTCTCGAACTGGCCGGCATCACCGGCGCCGCCGGCGCCCAGATCGATCACATCGAGTTGTTCGGCCCGGCGCGGCAGACCGGCAACCACAGCCGCAATTTCGTGCTGTGTCCCGGCAACGCCTACGACCGTTCGCCCTGCGGCACCGGCACCAGCGCCAAGCTGGCTTGCCTGGCGGCCGACGGCAAGCTGGCCGAGGGCGTTGTCTGGCGCCAGGAAAGCATCATAGGCAGCGTCTTCGAAGCTTCCTACCGGCGCCACGGCGAACAGAT
The sequence above is a segment of the Collimonas sp. PA-H2 genome. Coding sequences within it:
- a CDS encoding YfhL family 4Fe-4S dicluster ferredoxin; amino-acid sequence: MALLITDDCINCDVCEPECPNGAIYMGPLIYEIDPHKCTECVGHFNEPQCQQVCPVSCIPLDPAWHESKEQLQAKYERLQAELATPVAAKQP
- a CDS encoding 4-hydroxyproline epimerase, with protein sequence MEKISILDSHTGGEPTRLVLAGGPDLGNGPLSERLQLLGAQHDRLRIATVCEPRGSDVLVGALLCQPQDPACAAGVIFFNNVGYLGMCGHGTIGLVASLAYLGRIGPGRYRIETPVGVVETELHADASVTVHNIPAYRLRKDVALQVPGYGRVVGDIAWGGNWFFLVGEHGLDVQQENIAALSTFAQAVRAALELAGITGAAGAQIDHIELFGPARQTGNHSRNFVLCPGNAYDRSPCGTGTSAKLACLAADGKLAEGVVWRQESIIGSVFEASYRRHGEQILPAIRGTAYVNAESSFILQPDDPFAWGII